In a single window of the Palaemon carinicauda isolate YSFRI2023 chromosome 10, ASM3689809v2, whole genome shotgun sequence genome:
- the LOC137648419 gene encoding homeobox protein 2-like, with protein sequence NNDNNNNNNNNNNNNNNNNNNFNIDDNNNNNNNNNNNNNNNNGNNNNNNNNDNNNNNNNNNNNNNNNNSNNNNDSNIDNNNINNNNIKYIYNNDNNNNINNNDKNNNNNNNNNNNNNNNNNNNNNNNNNDNNNNNNNNDNNKNNNNNNSNNNNNNNNKNNNNNNNNNSNHINNNNNNNNNNNNNNKNNNKINNYNNNNNNNNNNNNNNNNNNNNNTNNNNDNNNNKNNNNNNNNSNNNNNNNNNNNNNNNNNNNNNNNNNNNNNNNNNNNNFDIDNNNNKNNNNDNDNNDNNNNNNKNNNNNNNNNKNNKNNNNKNNNNNNNNNNNYNNNNNNNNNSNNNNDNNNNNNDNNNSKNNNNNNNNNNNNNNNNNNNNNNNDKNNNNNNNNNNNNNNNNFNIVDDNNNNNNNTNNNNNNNNNNNNNNNNNNNNNNNNNNNDNNNNNFNNNNNNNNNNNNN encoded by the coding sequence aataatgataataataataataataataataataataataataataacaataataataataattttaatattgatgataataataataataataataataataataataataataataataataatggtaataataataataataataataatgataataataataataataataataacaataacaacaataataataataatagtaataataataatgatagtaatattgataataataatattaataataataatattaaatatatatataataatgataataataataatatcaataataatgataaaaataataataacaacaacaacaacaacaacaataataataacaataataataataataataataataataataatgataataataataataataataataatgataataataagaataataataataataattctaataataataataataataataataaaaataataataataataataataataatagtaatcacattaataataataataataataataataataataataataataataaaaataataataaaattaataattataataataataataataataataataataataataataataataataataataataataataatactaataataataatgataataataataataaaaataataataacaataataataatagtaataataataataataataataataataataataataataataataataataataataataataataataataataataataataataataataataataataataattttgatattgataataataataataaaaataataataatgataatgataataatgataataataataataataataaaaataataataataataataataacaataaaaataataaaaataataataataaaaataataataataacaacaataacaataataattataataataataataataataataataatagtaataataataatgataataataataataataatgataataataatagtaaaaataataataataataataataataataataataataataataataataataataataataataataatgataaaaataataataataataataataataataataataataataataataattttaatattgttgatgataataataataataataataatacaaataataataataataataataataataataataataataataataataataataataataataataacaataataataatgataacaataataataattttaataataataataataataataataataataataataat